The following are encoded together in the Drosophila takahashii strain IR98-3 E-12201 chromosome X, DtakHiC1v2, whole genome shotgun sequence genome:
- the mab-21 gene encoding protein mab-21, translating to MLVPSDMIAAQSKMVYQMNKYCADRVQVRKAQIHKQIQEVCRIVQDVLKEVEVQEPRFISSLNDYNGRFEGLEVISPTEFEIIIYLNQMGVLNFVDDGTLPGCAVLKLSDGRKRSMSLWVEFITASGYLSARKIRSRFQTLVAQACDKCAYRDIVKMIADTTEVKLRIRERIIVQITPAFKCAGLWPRSASHWPLPGIPWPHPNIVAEVKTEGFDMLSKECIALQGKNSAMEGDAWVLSFTDAENRLLQGASRRRCLSILKTLRDRHLDLPGNPVTSYHLKTLLLYECEKHPREMEWEENCIADRINGIFLQLISCLQCRRCPHYFLPNMDLFKGKSPGALENAAKQVWRLTRIMLTNVRCLEEL from the exons ATGCTGGTGCCGTCGGACATGATTGCGGCGCAATCCAAGATGGTCTACCAGATGAACAAGTACTGCGCGGACCGCGTCCAGGTGCGCAAGGCGCAGATCCACAAGCAGATCCAGGAGGTCTGCCGGATCGTCCAGGACGTGCTCAAGGAGGTGGAGGTGCAGGAGCCGCGCTTCATATCCTCCCTCAACGACTACAACGGCCGCTTCGAGGGCCTGGAGGTCATATCGCCCACGGAATTCGAGATCATCATCTATCTGAACCAAATGGGCGTGCTCAACTTCGTGGACGACGGCACGCTGCCGGGCTGCGCCGTCCTGAAGCTCAGCGATGGCCGCAAGCGGTCCATGTCCCTGTGGGTGGAGTTCATCACGGCCAGCGGCTATCTGTCGGCCCGGAAGATCCGCTCCCGGTTCCAGACCCTCGTCGCCCAGGCGTGCGACAAGTGCGCCTATCGCGACATCGTCAAGATGATCGCCGACACCACGGAGGTGAAGCTGCGCATCCGGGAGCGCATCATCGTCCAGATCACGCCCGCCTTCAAGTGCGCCGGCCTCTGGCCGAGGTCCGCCTCCCACTGGCCGCTGCCGGGAATCCCCTGGCCACACCCCAACATCGTCGCCGAGGTCAAGACGGAGGGATTCGACATGCTCTCCAAGGAGTGCATCGCCCTGCAGGGCAAGAACTCCGCCATGGAGGGCGACGCCTGGGTGCTCAGCTTCACCGACGCCGAGAACCGGCTGCTGCAAG GAGCCAGTCGACGTCGCTGCCTGAGCATTCTGAAGACCCTGCGCGATCGGCACTTGGACCTGCCCGGCAACCCGGTGACCTCGTACCACCTGAAGACCCTGCTGCTCTACGAGTGCGAGAAGCATCCGCGCGAGATGGAGTGGGAGGAGAACTGCATCGCGGACCGGATCAATGGGATCTTCCTGCAGCTGATATCCTGCCTGCAGTGCCGCCGCTGTCCGCACTACTTCCTGCCCAATATGGATCTGTTTAAGGGCAAGTCGCCGGGCGCCCTGGAGAATGCCGCCAAGCAGGTCTGGCGGCTCACCCGGATCATGTTGACCAATGTCCGTTGCCTGGAGGAGCTGTAG